The Brassica oleracea var. oleracea cultivar TO1000 chromosome C7, BOL, whole genome shotgun sequence sequence TAATGCAATGCTAACCCTGCCCCGCTGTAAATTCAAAAATTTGGATTCAAACTCTAATTATGTGGGATGTCTGTTTTTTAGATTCTAACATTTGATTTGGTCCACTGTATGATTAAACAACTAAATACTACTTCATGTATATAATAATCTTATAAAACCGAAATCTACTTATTTTTTTTCAAATAAATGAAGTCGTCGAGTAGTTTGTTTATCATGTTTTTTGTGCAAACCTTAATTTCATTCAATTAAGTTCAGTTTGTTGGTTCCTTCTTCTCCAATCGAAACCAATGGAACATGAAGATGATTTGAAGAACAACGCTTGTTTCTAGATAATTCGATTTCTAGGGTTTTCTTTTGACTTTGCTATTTTTTTTTGTTTCTTCGCTCTGAAAGGAACTAATCGGCCGACTCTTTCGAAACACTGCATTTTGTGGACATTTTCTTGTATGGACGTTTTTCTGGTTGAAACTAGGAAGATGCAAATTATTTTTGTTTTTGCTTCTTTTTTCCTTTTGGGGTTTAGTATTTGCAAACCCAATAACATTATATTATGACTTCTCTACATATGAAAGTTTGATTTTGAAAAAAAAAACAATTTATAGTTAATGGGTGTTTATAAATCTTGTAATTGTAGTAATACTAGAGGGTTGTCTTTGTTTTGCGTAGGAGTTTATCTTCATTATGTATTTTGATTTTTAATTTGAAGATTTCAGTTTCATACTATCTATAATATTATTTTTGAATTGAATTTGCTGATTTGCTGATTTGTCGTATTCTCCATAATTTTAGGCTTATTCATATTTTATGCTTAATTATTAATCATAATAAATAATTTTAGAATTTAGCTGATAATTTATTATTATCTTTAGAATAATAAAAATTATAACAATAATATTATAGTGAAATCAATATTATATTTATTTTAGTATATTAAAATGTTATATATATATATATTATATTTGGTTTAGTAATATTAAACCGACTCAATTTTAATATATAGATAATTTTAAGATAAATTTACCAGGACAATCAAAATCAATCATTGTGATAATTTTTGAAAAATTTGGCAAAACTTTTATAAATATTTATATTGTTCTTTGCAAAATTATTTTTTTGCTCTCGCGTTAAAAGTTAGAACGTTTAAAGTCTTTATTATCTTTAATAAATAATTAGATTATATTTGTTAATATATAAATTATCCATAAATTAAAAACGAATTTCATAACTTAATATTCATCATTATCTAAAAAGTAACTATATTATGTAATCCAAAAATATTTTGCATCATAATATTTTTGATAGACCATGGATTTTACCTATTATTAGCCATGATATATAAGTGTTTTAAGGTATATTTACTACGATATAAAGTCTATTTAAAGTAATTACAGGTTCAGATACTTACTTGGAGAAAATGATGTATTTGGAGCAATTTAGAGACTTTTTGAGAGCTTTGCTGGAAACAGAGAGAGAGTCGATTATTTGTCAGAATATCAACCGACGATCACCATCAACAATCGGTCGATGAATGACTCGTATAATCGATCGACGGTGAAGCCACCCGCGAATTAATGACAAAATTAGAAGATTGCAAGTTTCACAAATGTCCAATAATTACATTTTAAGTCTCTGGCCGCCTGTTAGGCTATTTGTTAGGATTTTGTATTATTTTAGAGGCAGACTTGTCTAGAGACTTTTTTAGACTTAGTTTGGAGAGAAGCAAGAAACCACCATTGGAGGGAGAGAGCTTAGGATTGGAGAGATAGATCTGAACTACAAAACAGAGAAGATCTTGAACTCCTTTGCTTTCATTTACTTTATTGCTTACTCTTTATTATTCATTTATTTAAGTATTATTCAGACCATCATAACCATGTGCTTTATGAATATGTCCGAGTAGTCTTACTGTTAGATTTAGGGTTCTCAATAGGTTGATAAATGTATTACTGACTTAAACTGTTGCTAGGGTGTTTAAAAGTATAGTTCTTTCTTCTAGTTGCTCTTAAAACTAAGTTTAGGATTGATCACCATTCAAACTTAGATCTTAGTATTAATTGAGAACAAGCCATCGCTTGACTCAATACCTGAAAATAACTAGCATGATCTAACTGACAAGATACACACGAGAGTTGGTCTAGTAAGTTAGAGAATATAAATCAAACATGTCCGTAAAGCTTTCTGGAAAAAACATCAATCGATGCAACGATAGTTCTGTCAATCGATATTTTAAAAGGTGTATCGATCGATATTCTTTACGAATCATCGATCGACATTTTCTCGCGATTAACAAACGAGAGTTGAAATCCGAGATCCAGATTAGATAATCTAATTGATTATATCTTAGTTTAAATTCAAGAACAATTAATATCAATAAACCCCTAAAAACCCAAATTAAGTTATTTACTTACCATACATGTACCTGAATCTAGCTATTCACCCAACTGTTAACAACCTCAAATCAAACCAATCGAGCAATTACCTTGCTCACCAATTCATTTACTGCTTTAAAACCTATTAACCTATTAATCTAACCTTATTTCAAAGACTAAAAATCTATTGTGTAATCCTAGAGTCTCCGTGGATTCGATCCCTGAATACTACATCTGAACCTCTTATTTGAGAGAGTAATCCACTCCTTAGGGTAATTTGAGTGATATCAATTTTTAAAGTATATATAAATCCATGTATATAGTTTGATGTATACATTCACCAAGTTTATTTTACGTAATAAAATCTATTTTCTTGAAATAATTTTTTGTATCGTATATAATTTTTTAATATTTAATTAATTATTAAATATTTCAAAATTATGCAAATAATTTATTCTATTGATTTTAATTGATAATATATCTATTTAAAAAAAAAATTGTGAAGCCTGCGAGTGCGAACAAAACACCTAGTAGTATTACGTATGACCAGTTCTTTTTGTAGTTGCATTCTTTTTTTATCTCTTTTCACTAATTTGTTAATTGAAAAATAAATCAGTTTTAGTTTTGCTATACTTAACTAAATTTTCTAATATAAATGTAGAGATGATTTAAATGAGTCTATATGATGTTTTTATTATTGAAATGTAGACACTTTAATTTATTTATTTTATTTAAGTTATTTAATTTTACCTTTTTTTTTTTTGCTAAACTGTGAATATCATAAAATGAAAAGTTTAGGGTTACAAAAACCTAATTAGTGCTACCTTGGCAAAAAAAGAATAAAAAACAAGGTATACACATGAGTTTAGATTAGAAAGACTAGGTCATCTAATCCAAAGTTGCATAGAAGGAATGAATTTTCTCTTATGTCTTCTCACACTGATTGGTCTTCTCACACTGATTGTGTTGCAGATGTTCCTGTCGATTCTGCTGAATGTTGTATGTGTTGGCCAGAATCCTGTGAGATGACTGCTGACCTCCGTTGCCTCCAGATGTTATAGAGATGCACTGCTGAGTTCCGTTGCCTCCAGATGTTGGCATACCAACGTCGAGTTGGCCCAGTGGTAAAAGGGTTGCGGCTGTAACTTCCGCCACCCGGGTTCGATTCGCGCTGGAAGGGACTATTTACAATGCTTGGGTTCCCGACAAAGAGGTGAAAACACCTTTTTTTTACACCAAAAAAAAAAGTTGGGCATAATTTCATTTCTTTTCTTATGTTTTTTTCTTGGCTGATTTTATATTCCACTTTTTCTTCGAACAGTGTAAGTATATACATTTGATTTACGTACCAATACTGTATGATTGAGATTTATTTATCTTAGTTGATATTTTCATTTTATTTTTAATTATTTGGATACCATATCCTTAGCTCTCTTGTTTATAGTTTTTGTCATGTCGAGTTTGGTTTCTACAACATAATATCAACCAAACATATGTTTATCTAACACACAGTTGAAACCGAAATCAACATAATTAAATTACTAAACTGGATTCACGAAAGATTCCAAGTGATAGAATATATTTCAAAGAAAATAAAACCCAATGGAGAGATTATTGATCTGAGAAATCTAATCAAGCTTCTGTGACAAGCAAACAGAATGTCATAAGAGAAGATAGTGTCACCTAACTTTTAATAACATGAAGAAGGCATCGTATAAGTTCATTTCAGATATTTTATGGAAAAAAAACATTGTGAAAAAAAAATAAAAAATTATACCACGTTCAAAATAGAAAAAGCTAAGAAGTGTCACCTAATTCTCTTCTTTAACTACATCCAAAGAACAAAAATTCCCTCCTTTTTCTACTTTAGAAGTGGGTATTTGCGAGGTCCAGAAGCCCAACTAAACGAGCTTCTCTCTCTCTACTGTTTACTCAACGCTCCACAAGAACCACACAAATTCATAACGCTTATGCTAACACAAAGAAGCATCCAAACTCAATCCTCTCACCTCCACCTCACGTTCCCCGGCGCCACCACCACTACTAACTCTCTCTCTAGTCTCCTGAAATCAAATTCCATCATGCAACACCATTTTCTTCATTATCAACATCACCAACATATTCTTCACCATCCTTGGCCCATATCCCATCTCTGTAGATTCCCATCTCTCTACCTTCTCCTCATCTTCTCCTCTTGACTCTAATACATCTAACTCCCTCTTCTTCCCAGACATGACTCTCCCTTATGGTTTCTCTTCGGTTAGGAACCACTCGCTTATGCTTAAGACTTCTCACCTCTGCGTACCTAGATCAGCTATCGGTTGTTTCTCTCCCAAGGAATCTCCTTTCTTCAAGAAGAACAGTGCCATATTCCTTTCTCCTCAGAAACACACTAAACTCGTCTGCCCTTTAGCTAGCTTCTCTTCTTATGCTGAGGGAGATGAGCAACACCATGGCGATCAACAGATACAGAATTCTCACGACTCTTCCACCAATTCGAACGAATCAGATGGTAAAGATAATCCGGAAGCTACTGGCGACTTCTCTGGAATGGCTAATGCCTTTAACATCTCGTCCAAAACAGCCAGGGCAATCACCATAGTCATCGCCTTCTCCACTCTCTCTTTACCACTCTTCATGAAATCCCTGGGACAAGGACTCGCTCTCAAGACCAAGATTCTCTCCTACGCGACACTACTCTTCGGTTTCTACATGGCGTGGAACATCGGAGCTAATGATGTGGCCAATGCCATGGGGACTTCTGTTGGATCCGGAGCCCTAACAATCCGGCAAGCTGTGATCACGGCTGCAGTTCTTGAATTCTCAGGTGCCCTCTTGATGGGAACTCACGTGACTAGCACGATGCAGAAAGGGATTCTCATGGCTAATGTGTTCCAAGGGAAAGATATGTTGCTCTTCGCTGGTCTTCTCTCTTCCTTGGCTGCAGCTGGAACTTGGTTGCAGGTTCCCATCTTCCTCACTAGTTTCAATAAATAGATTTAGTAAAGTTAGTACCTTTAAGTATGGCAATGACAAATGATACAAGTACAGAACCTAATCGCAGTGCATGAAAAACATTTATGCTTCTTCAAAACGATACAAGTAGAGAACCTAATGGTGAAAACGATTGTGTAATATTGTGAATTTTTCACAGGTGGCTTCTTACTATGGATGGCCAGTATCAACAACTCACTGTATCGTCGGGTCAATGGTTGGGTTTGGACTGGTATACGGTGGAGCGGGTGCCGTATTCTGGAGTTCTTTAGCTAAAGTGGCTTCATCTTGGGTGATCTCTCCTGTAATGGGAGCTCTAGTCTCCTTTCTAGTCTACAAATGCATCAGGAGAGTAAGTAAACCAAATCAATCTTTCTACTTACTTAAGTCAAGCTCATGCTTTCTATTACCTTTAGCAAACTCTTCTTTTGCTCCTATGCAGTTTGTTTACAGCGCACCAAACCCAGGTCAAGCCGCCGCCGCCGCAGCCCCCGTCGCCGTGTTCGTAGGCATAGCAAGCATTTCCTCAGCCGCATTCCCTCTAAGCAAGACCTTCCCCATAGCTCTATCACAAGCCTTAGCCTGCGGAGCAGCAGGAGCCATAATCTTCGACAGAATCATCCGCAACAAGCTCGGCCACCTCCTAGCGAAAACCAAACCACTCGACACGGCCCAAACCCAGCCCAAAGACATAGGCTTCCTCTCCGAGATCGCAGGCCCAACAGGCACGCAGCTGAAGATAGTCTACGGAGTCTTCGGCTACATGCAAGTCCTCTCCGCCTGCTTCATGTCCTTCGCCCACGGAGGCAACGACGTCTCCAACGCGATCGGCCCCTTAGCCGCGGCGTTGAGCATCCTCCAACGAGGAGCAGGCGCCGGAGGAGGAGGAGAGATCGTGATCCCGATCGACGTGCTCGCGTGGGGAGGGTTCGGGATCGTCGCGGGGCTCACGATGTGGGGGTACAGAGTGATCGCGACGATCGGGAAGAAGATCACCGAGCTTACGCCGACGAGGGGGTTCGCGGCGGAGTTCGCTGCGGCGACGGTTGTTCTGTTCGCGTCGAAGTTGGGGCTTCCGATATCAGCGACGCATACGCTGGTTGGGGCGGTGATGGGGGTTGGGTTCGCGAGGGGGCTTAATAGCGTGAGGGCGGAGACGGTGAAGGAGATCGTGGCTTCGTGGCTTGTTACGATTCCTGTGGGGGCTACGCTCGCTGTGGTCTATACTTGGGTTTTCACCAAAATCTTATCTTTTGTGTTGTGAGACTGAATGAAGGGCATGAGAGTGGTCTTCATCTTCTTCTATGTTGTTGGCTTTGATTGATTCGAATTCTAAAACCTTATATGTGGAGATTGTTCCCTCCTTGTGATTCTGATGTTTTCACCAATCGGTGAAGTCTCAATGTATCGGTAAGGTTATGGGCATTTATAATTGGGTCCGAGAATAACTAAACCTGAATCGAGAATTTCAAATATGTATCGCTTCAAAATGTATTTCCGGTTTAAAGTATTACATGAATTCAATCTAATCTGAGACGGACATTACACATTTGAAAACTTTTAAAACTCAAATTTTGGAAATATTTAAAGAAAATCCAAAAAGTTAGCATAAAATTCTAAATTAATATTCAAAATAAATATCTAAATTTTTATTTTATTTTTATTCTAAGGCACCACTAAATAAAGTTCAATTCAAAAAATTTAAATTTTTTATGTAATTTGAACGGACAAGTCTAAATGTCTTTTACGATAGAATTGTTAACCGGAGGAGAAGACTTTGATGATGAAACACAGCAGAATTTCTATATCCCAGCGTGGCTGATGGTTTGAAGATCCTTCCGGTGGTATGCACTTTCTAAAAATGCGATTTAGTGTTCAAGTTTCACATTTCATTTAGATTTGTGTTTAGTTTTAGGCTGAGGATACAAAAAGTAATTGCCGAAGGAGGATGATCTCAGTTCGGAATGCGCCTTTTGGTGATGATACTATGGTGCATAGACTAAATTCAGAACTTTTGGAGACCATTAGGTTGGATTTAACTTAGAACCCGTTGTGTTCTATTGACATTTTTCGCGAGGTCGAATTAGGGGTTTAAGAAACGGTTCAGTCCAGATTCTGGAATGAATTCGTTTTTACTGTGGTGGAAAATACAGTATCATATATGGTTAGGTAGTGTACGATCTTTTTAAATATCTTTAGGTGATATTAGATCTTCTAATTGTATATGGGGTTAAAATTTTGTGGATGTTGTAATCTTGTATTCCATATCTGGTTAGTATAGAGCTGAAGTTGAGAAAAAAATGATCAAAAGATTCAACTATTCAAGCTTTCTTGCTCTGTTTCGTCTCTCGTCGTCCTGGTAAAATCGAGTTAAAGTGGGTGTCGTTTAATTTATACTAAACTGACTTGGTGTTTGTTTCCCCATCGGAGAAACGTAAGTCACATATGTCATGTTGTTTTCGTGAGACGCGCGCATCTCTTACTTTTCGTACACGCGTCCTCTAGGAAAATCGACACGACTTCCGACTTAAATGACTAAAATACCCTCACACGCATCGTCTGCTCAGCGATCTCAAATTAAAAATCCGAGGGTACTGTAGTCAAATGAGTAACACTCACCACGAATTAGAGATATCTCCCGACCAAAGCTATCTCTTTGCTTCTCTGGTTCTGCTTCTTCCTCATTTTCATTAGTGTTTTCATGGCGGCGGTCATCGGAAACGTGGCGCTGTTACTCGACGTTAACTCTCATCGTACGGTGATCACTGATCGGAGAATTCGATTAGCGGTTGTTGACGTCGTTCTGAATCTACCGAAGAGAGACTCACACAACAGTTACGTTTCTTCTCACTACGCGGCTCTCTCCTCCAACAAGCCTCTTGAATCGGAAGGAGAGGCTCGAGTTCGCCGGGGATTGAAGCGCGGAAAGGCGAATTCCAGGGCTAACGCCGTGGATTACGACGAGGCGGGATCCAGCGACGAGGGTGACGGAAAGGAGAGCGACGACGAAGAAGAGAAAGCGTACGATGTTGAGAAGGAGATGAAGAGGAGAGCTAAGGAGTTGCAGGATATGAAGGAGCTTGAGAGGAAAGCAGAGGAGTTGCAGTATAAGATTGATGAAGAAGGTGGTGATGATGATTCTGAGGAGAAGAAGAGGATGAGGGTTAAGAGAGAGCTCGAAAAGGTGCGTTCTTTTAGGGTTATGTTACTTAATTAAATGTTGTTTGTTACTTGCTCATGAAGCTTTTAAGATTAGTTTAGTTGAGATGAGGTCATTGAAGAGATTGGTGAGAGCAGGTAGCTCAGGAGCAAGCGGAGAGGAGAGCAACTGCAGAGTTGATGTTTGAGTTGGGTCA is a genomic window containing:
- the LOC106305788 gene encoding inorganic phosphate transporter 2-1, chloroplastic isoform X2, with the translated sequence MLTQRSIQTQSSHLHLTFPGATTTTNSLSSLLKSNSIMQHHFLHYQHHQHILHHPWPISHLYMTLPYGFSSVRNHSLMLKTSHLCVPRSAIGCFSPKESPFFKKNSAIFLSPQKHTKLVCPLASFSSYAEGDEQHHGDQQIQNSHDSSTNSNESDGKDNPEATGDFSGMANAFNISSKTARAITIVIAFSTLSLPLFMKSLGQGLALKTKILSYATLLFGFYMAWNIGANDVANAMGTSVGSGALTIRQAVITAAVLEFSGALLMGTHVTSTMQKGILMANVFQGKDMLLFAGLLSSLAAAGTWLQVASYYGWPVSTTHCIVGSMVGFGLVYGGAGAVFWSSLAKVASSWVISPVMGALVSFLVYKCIRRFVYSAPNPGQAAAAAAPVAVFVGIASISSAAFPLSKTFPIALSQALACGAAGAIIFDRIIRNKLGHLLAKTKPLDTAQTQPKDIGFLSEIAGPTGTQLKIVYGVFGYMQVLSACFMSFAHGGNDVSNAIGPLAAALSILQRGAGAGGGGEIVIPIDVLAWGGFGIVAGLTMWGYRVIATIGKKITELTPTRGFAAEFAAATVVLFASKLGLPISATHTLVGAVMGVGFARGLNSVRAETVKEIVASWLVTIPVGATLAVVYTWVFTKILSFVL
- the LOC106305790 gene encoding uncharacterized protein LOC106305790; the encoded protein is MAAVIGNVALLLDVNSHRTVITDRRIRLAVVDVVLNLPKRDSHNSYVSSHYAALSSNKPLESEGEARVRRGLKRGKANSRANAVDYDEAGSSDEGDGKESDDEEEKAYDVEKEMKRRAKELQDMKELERKAEELQYKIDEEGGDDDSEEKKRMRVKRELEKVAQEQAERRATAELMFELGQKAYGKGMYGRAIEFLEGALTIIPRPTLFGGEIQIWLAMAYEANNRHADCIDLYQQLEKRHPSPGIRRQASELRYILQAPKLKISQEEMVTIPMIGSSYDSYAVTWSDKERDKDRRMNASTTNQLNSSEDFLGKLLVWRPPVGMEKNKVFWLSLTLWFGLVGAALLLQR
- the LOC106305788 gene encoding inorganic phosphate transporter 2-1, chloroplastic isoform X1; its protein translation is MTLPYGFSSVRNHSLMLKTSHLCVPRSAIGCFSPKESPFFKKNSAIFLSPQKHTKLVCPLASFSSYAEGDEQHHGDQQIQNSHDSSTNSNESDGKDNPEATGDFSGMANAFNISSKTARAITIVIAFSTLSLPLFMKSLGQGLALKTKILSYATLLFGFYMAWNIGANDVANAMGTSVGSGALTIRQAVITAAVLEFSGALLMGTHVTSTMQKGILMANVFQGKDMLLFAGLLSSLAAAGTWLQVASYYGWPVSTTHCIVGSMVGFGLVYGGAGAVFWSSLAKVASSWVISPVMGALVSFLVYKCIRRFVYSAPNPGQAAAAAAPVAVFVGIASISSAAFPLSKTFPIALSQALACGAAGAIIFDRIIRNKLGHLLAKTKPLDTAQTQPKDIGFLSEIAGPTGTQLKIVYGVFGYMQVLSACFMSFAHGGNDVSNAIGPLAAALSILQRGAGAGGGGEIVIPIDVLAWGGFGIVAGLTMWGYRVIATIGKKITELTPTRGFAAEFAAATVVLFASKLGLPISATHTLVGAVMGVGFARGLNSVRAETVKEIVASWLVTIPVGATLAVVYTWVFTKILSFVL